From Abyssibius alkaniclasticus:
GCGCAACGCATCGAACAATCCAGGTGGATTTTCTGGAAGCCCGCCAGCACATAGGCCGTGACCATCGTCACAGCGTTTTTCATTGCGTCAGCGGCGGGCAGGTTGCGCCAGGGTTGTGGGCCCAAATGGTCTCCACCCAGCAACAGCCTGTCGGCAGGCAGGCCGATCTCGGCTGCAATACCCCTGACACGCGCCACAAAATCAGCGGGCTGCATTCCCGTATAGCCACCGTCCTGGTTTACCTGATTGCAGGTCGCCTCGATCAGTGCGATCTGCCCGGATTCGCGCGCGGCCGCAAGGGCGGCCCGCAATACCAGCGGATGTGCGCTGCACACTGCCGTCAGGCCCATCGGTGCGCCGGCAAGGTTTGCCGCAAATACCGCCCGGGCAAAGCCTGCGGATGAGGGGGGTGCTTTGGTGAACATTTCTGTAGGCTATCCAAAAACGATCAAAAGTAAACACAAAAATGCACGAAAATGCTTGATTGTTGTGCGCAAGGCCTGCAGGCTGTGCCAAAGAACGCAATTCAAAGGCAAAGCGATGAGCAAGACCAACACGCCGCAGCTGCGGTCGCGCGACTGGTTCGGCGGAAATGACAAGCCCGGCTTCATGCATCGAAGCTGGATGAAGAACCAGGGAATGCCCGAAGACGCCTTTGATGGCCGTCCGATCATTGGAATTTGCAATACATGGTCGGAACTTACGCCCTGCAACGCGCATTTGCGTGGCCTGGCCGAACGGGTGAAGCGCGGGGTGTTCGAGGCAGGCGGCTTTCCTGTCGAATTTCCGGTTCTGTCGGTCAACGAATCAAACTCGCGGCCAACGGCGATGCTCTATCGCAACCTGGCCGCGATGGATGTCGAGGAGGCGATTCGCTCCAATCCGATCGACGGTGTCGTGCTGCTGGTCGGCTGTGACAAGACCACCCCATCGCTGATGATGGGCGCGGCAAGCTGCGATTTGCCGACCATTGCCGTTTCGGGTGGCCCCATGCTCAACGGGCGTTTGCGTGGCAAGCAGATCGGTTCCGGCACCGCCGTGTGGCAGTTGATGGAAGACCGCAAGGCCGGGTTGATTGATGATGTCTATCTGGCCGAGGCCGAGCAGGGGCAATCGCGCTCGCCCGGCTCTTGCATGACAATGGGCACAGCCAGCACGATGGCCAGCATGGTCGAGGCCCTGGGCGCGGCTCTGCCCGAAAACGCCGCCATCCCGGCGGTTGATTCGCGGCGCAACCGGCTGGCGCAGCTTGCCGGGCGGCGGATTGTGGATATGGTCACCGAAGATCTGCGCCTGTCAAAAATCCTGACGCGCGAAGCATTTGAAAACGCGATTCGTGCGAATGGTGCGATTGGCGGTTCAACCAATGCCGCCATCCACCTTGTCGCATTGGCGCGACGCATCGGGGTTGATCTGAACCTCGCCGATTGGGATGCTCTGGGCCGCGACGTGCCTGCATTGGTTGACCTGATGCCATCGGGCCGCTTCCTGATGGAAGACTTTTACTATGCCGGTGGCCTGCCCGTGGTGCTGCGCGCTTTGGGCGAGCAGGGTCTGTTGCACAAATATGCCATCACGGCGAATGGTAAAACGATCTGGGAGAATGTGAAAGACGCGGAAAACTACAACCCCGAAGTGATCCGCACTTGGGATAACCCCGTCGCCGCGCAGGGTGGTCTGGCGGTGCTTACGGGCAATCTGGCACCACGCGGTGCGGTCATCAAGCCCTCGGCTGCCTCACCGCATCTGTTCAGGCATCGCGGTCCGGCCGTCGTGTTTGAAACGATTGAAGACTACAAGGCACGCATCGACGACCCCAATTTGGCAATCGATGCCAATTCCATCATGGTTCTGAAGAATTGCGGGCCAAAGGGCTATCCCGGTATGGCCGAGGTGGGCAATATGGGCCTGCCAACCAGGCTGTTGCAGCAGGGCGTGCGTGACATGATCCGCATTTCCGATGCGCGTATGTCAGGCACGGCCTATGGCACGGTGGTGCTGCATGTGGCACCGGAAGCTGCCGAGGGGGGTCCGCTGGCGCTTGTGGAAAACGGTGACATGATCGAGCTGGATGTCACCAAGCGCCGGCTGCACCTGGATGTGCCCGAAGACGTGCTTGCGCAACGGCGCGCCAAATGGGTGCGTCCGACACTGCAAAACCTGTCCGGTTACCAGAAGCTCTATGTCAAACATGTGCTTCAGGCCGATGAGGGCTGCGATATGGATTTCTTGGTCGAGTCTGCCCCCATGACCACGCCACGAGAAAGCCATTGAATACAACAAGTTACCAATGATCATACAAAAAGTGCGCAAAAGCGCGCAGAAAAATGTTGGAATATGACGTTTTCATGATACGATCATGACCAATGAAGCTGACGGGGCCAGAATCGGCCCAAACTTAGGGAGAGACTGATGACCAAGACATTCACCAAAGCCTCGCTGGCCGCACTTCTCGCCTCCAGCACGGCGCTGAGCGCTGTTTCGGCGCAAGAGGCGAAAACTATCCAGATTGCCACGCATTACAACGAAGCCCAGATGGGCCCGCTGCTGGAATGCTTTGCTGCTTATGAGGCAAGCAATCCCGGCATCACCATCGAGTTTCAGCAGGCCGCCTATGGCGACTTTCTGCAAACCATCCTGACCTCGCGCGTTGGCGGCACCTCGCCCGACATTTATAACATCTACTCGATCTGGGCGCCGCAGCTTGCCGCAGCCGGCACGCTGGCCGAACCGCCCGCCGATGTGCAGGACTGGATTCGCGCATCTTATGGCGCCGGTTCGGTTGGCGCGGCGACCATCAACGGCACGCTCTGGGGCATTCCGACCGAACTTTCCGTCTATCAACTGTTCTACAACAAGAAAATCCTGGCCGAAGCAGGCTTTGATGCGCCACCCGCCACTTGGCAGGAACTGCATGACATGGCGGCAGCCATCACCACCACCAACGATCAGGGTGTGATCGACCGGGCCGGTTATGTTTACGGTCCCTCGGTCGCCAATGCCGTGCATGTCTATTACAGCCAGATGTATGCCGCAGGTGTGCCGCCATTTGCCGATGATTTCCGCAGCACCAACTTCACCAGTCCGGAATCGATCGAGATCGTCGAGCGGATGGGTGCGCTTTTCGCCGAAGGCATCACCTCGAACACCAACATCACAGATGACTTTGCGGCGGGCAGTGCGGCCATGATGATTGCGGCCAACTGGAACAAGGCCGAATTGCAAGAGGTCTATGGGGACGAGTTTGAAAACACCGTTGGTATTGCGCCCATTCCCAACAATGGCGGCCCGGCCGGCACCATGCTTTATTCCTTCCTTTGGGCAGTTGACAGCACATCCGATGTTCAGGCTGAAAGCTGGGAATTGCTGCAATGGCTGAACACCGCACAAGAGGGCAAGCCGCTATCCTGCACCGGCGAAATGCTCAACAACCTTGGCGCGCTCTCGGGCAATCTCGCCGACCTTGCGGGCATGGATACGGGTGACAGCTTTACCGCCCCGTTTGTGGCCGCGATCGAAAGCGGTGCAGCCAAGAGCCAGCCGAACATCTGGCAGGCCTCGGAAAATGACCGGACATTGCGCAGCTATATCGAACAGGTCTGGGCTGGTAACATGAGTGCCGCCGACGCGATGGCCGCCGCCGATGCCGAAGTCACCGCGGTGCTGAACGAGCAACCGTAGCCAAGGCCAGACCGGGCAGCAATGCGACCAAGCCGAAAGGGATTGCGATGACAACCACCTCCCCCTCTGCTCAAGGCGAAAAGCTGCCCGACCTGGTTTACATAGCGCCGCCGCGCCAGAAATTTCTGGCGCGGCTTGGCTCCAAGAAAGTGGCGCCCTGGTTGTTCTTGTCGCCGATGCTTGTCTTTGCGGTGATCTTCTTCATCCTGCCGCTGATCTATGCATTCTACATTTCGCTGACCCGTTGGGACAGCCTTTCGCCCCCGCGCTGGGTTGGGCTTGACCATTATAAATACATCCTCACCACCGATCCGGTTTTCTGGAAAACCTTCTGGAACACCATGTATTTCGCCGGTGCCTCCATCGGCATTGGCGTGCCGCTGGCAATGGTGCTGGCCTATGCGTTTACCCGCTCGCGCGGGCAAACCCTGTGGCGCTCGATCTACTGGCTACCGATGATCACCAATGTCGTTGCCGTTGCTTATATCTGGCGGTTTGTGCTTGATGATCGCTACGGGTTGCTTAACCGCGCGCTTGGCTTCATTGGCCTCGGCGCACCCGGTTGGCTGACCGACCCGACCCTTGCACTTACATCTGTCGTGCTGATTTTCGTGTGGATGCAACTTGGCCATAACATGCTGCTGTTTTCCGCCGGGCTCGCGAATATCGATGAAAGCTATTACGAGGCCGCGCGGCTTGACGGGGCAAACGAACGCCAGCTGTTCATGAAAATCACGGTGCCGCTGCTCATGCCCACCACGTTGTTTGTGCTGATCACAAACTTCATTTCGGGGCTCAGCTACTTTACGCTCATGCTGGTGCTGACCGATGGCAATGGCGGGCCACTGCGCTCGACCACCGTCACCGGGCTTTACATGTATCAGATGGCGTTTAACGACCTGCGCATGGGGCGTGCCTCGGCGGTGGCCTATATCCTGTTTGCGGTCATCCTGGTGATCACGCTCATCCAATTGCGCGTCTTCAGACGCGGCGGCGTGGAGGCGCATTGACATGGCCATCGTTCAAACCAAAAGCCGTTGGGCCAGGCTGGGCACGATCGCAAAATACAGTTTGCTGAGCATTGGTGCCTTCATCATGGTCGCGCCCTTTGCCGATATGTTCCTAGGCGCATTGCGCACCCCCGCCGAGCGGCTTTCACAGCCGCCGGTCTATTTCCCGCGTGATCCGCAATGGGGCAACTATTTGCGTGTTTTCACCGAATTGCCCATGTTGCGCTGGATGGCCAACAGCCTGTTCATTACTGCAACAATCACGGCCCTGCAGCTGCTCACCTCGGCAATGGCGGGCTATGCGCTGGCAAAATATCGCTTTCGCGGCCGAAACTTCCTGTTCCGTTCGGTGTTGGGTGCGCAGATGTTCCCGTTCTTTCTGTTCCTCATCCCGGTGTTTTTCATCCTGCGCTACTTTCCGCTTTTTGGCGGGAATGACATATTCGGGCAGGGCGGATCGGGCTTTCTGAACACCTATGCCGCCATCATCCTGCCCTTTGCCGTAACCTGGTATGGCATTTTCCTCATGCGCCAGTTCTTCATTGGCCTGCCAGATGAGCTTATGGATGCAGCCCGGCTCGATGGCGCGGGCGAGTTTCGCATTTTCTTTTCCATCGCGCTGCCGCTGGTGTTGCCGGGCCTCGCCACGCTTGGCATTTTCGTGTTCGTCTATCAGTGGAACGAGGTGATCTGGACGATGACCGTCACCCGCACCGCACCCGATTTGCAAACCATTCCAGTGGGCATTTACCTGCTGCGTGGCGCCTTTATCGACCAGGCCAGCCTGTCGTTGCAACAGGCCGCACTCGCCGTGTCCATCGTGCCGGTCATAATCACGTTCCTGTTCTTGCAACGCTACTATGTGCGCGGGCTGACTGCCGGCGCTGTCAAAGGGTAAATTATGACAATCAAGATCGATGACGCCTATCTCGATGCCTTCGAGGATGACATCGTGCGCCTGTCGCGCCGCACATATGCCGAAGCAGGCGTGCCGATGTATCTGGTGCCAGAAGACCTGACGGGGGCTGCACCCGCCGCCACGCCCGACCCGGATGGCGAGGCGATGGCCGCGCTGTTTACCGCTGTCACCCAGGCGCTTGAGGCGCGTAACGGTCCGCTTTCAACGAGCGACATCGCACATGTGCTGGAGGTTCTGGCCGATCGTCACTTCCTGTCACACCCGTTTTCCGAGCTTGCCCGATGATCATTCTGCCCAAAGGTCCGGCTGAAACCGCGGCCGAGCTTACGGCCGGTTTTCGCACCGGTCGCGCGATTCATCTGATCAATTACCACGCCACGCCCAAGTCATGCGCTCAGGAATACCGCGACCAGATCGCTGCCTGCGCCGGGCGGTTCGCGTCATTGGACGAACGCGGGATTGAAGGGCTGATGCAGGGCAAGCAGGGTGTAAAACCCGTGCTTGCCCCGATCCTGTTTGAAGGTTTTCGCGACAATTACGATGTGCTTTTGCCCATACTCGAAGAATTCGGCTTTGCGGCATGGTTCTTCATCCCGTCGCATTTCCTCAACGTTCCGGCCCGTCGCCAGCGCATATTTGCCGCCCGCCACAGCCTGCATTACGGACCGGATGAATATGCGGGCGAACGCATCGCGCTAAGTTGGGCCGAGTTGCGCGATGCCCATGCGCGCGGGCATTTCGTGGCCTGCCATTCGCGCAACCACACAGCCCTGCACCCCGATACGCCGGATGATGTGCTGCATGATGAAATCGTCATCGCCAAGCAAGAGCTTGAAGACGGGCTTGGCGCCGAGGTCGACACATTCTGCTACCTTTACGGGGCCGAGTTTGGCCTCAACAAGCGCGCCGATGATCTGCTGATCAAGGCAGGCTATCGCTATCTTTTCTCCAATTTCCGTTTGCAGAAAATCCAATGACCATGCCCAGCCTGCGGGTGGTCAACTACCACCTGACCCCGGCGGCCAACGCCGCCATTTATGACCGCGAATTTGCCGCGCTGGCCGCGCGCTATGCGCCGGTGCGCGAAGATGATCTGGCCGAATACCTGACCACCGGGCGCTGGCCAATGGCGCGCCCCGGCATTCTGCCGGTCTTTTATAACGGCTATCGCAACAATTACGATGTGGCCCGCCCCTTGCTTGAACGCCACGGGCTGGTCGGCTGGTTCATGGCGGTTACCGCCTATTCATCCTGCCCGCCTGCGGCCCAGCCCGAGTTCTGTGCCCGTCGCACGCTCACCACGGTCAAGGGCGAATACCACGATGGCCGCACCGCGTTGTCATGGGATGAGTTGCGCGCGCTGGATGGCCCACATGTCGTGGCCAGCCATACGCGTAACCATACCAAAGTCAGCATGGAAGACCCGCAAGTGGTCGAGGATGAGATCGTAGGCGCCCAGCAGGATTTTATCCGCGAGCTTGGCCACCCTGTGCGTGCCTTTGCCTGGTTGTTTGGCGGGCGCTACGGCGAAAACCCTGTGGCCGATGCCGCGGTCGACAAGGCAGGCTACGAGTTCCTGTTTTCCAATTTCGCGGTGCAGCGTTTGCCAAGGGTGGCAGGCTAGCGCAAAAGGCCAAACGGCCCGGCAAATTGCACGGCGCCGCAAGGCGTTTCAGGCGCTTAGCACCAACACCCGCGCTGCGCCCTTTGCGCAAAGAGAAACCGACTCGCCCTTTGCAAGCGCCAGCGTTTGCGGCGCGCGCACCAGTCTGTCGCCAGCCATAAGCGCCCCGTGGCGTAAATGCACCAGGCGCTCGCGATTGGCGGGCAGGCTCAGCATTGCACCATTGGCCAGATCGGCCAGTTGATACGCCAGCGCCTCGGCCGTATTGCCCTCCTGCGCATCGCTTGTATAGCTGGGTATGCGCCCCGATGCCGCCGCGCGCGCATAGGCAACCCTCACATGGCTTTGCGGTCTGAGCGTATAGGCATGATCAGGCATCATATACAGCGCACAATCGCCCATATCGGACAGATGGGCCGAAAGCGGGTGTTCGCCGGCAATCTCCATCGCGACCGTGCCGCCCAGAGGCAACACAAAAACCTCGTCGCCCTCGCTTTCACCCTCGATCGTCACTTCGGGCTGAAAGCTGTAAATCCGCAGCGATTTCAGGCGTTTGAACCCGGTGACAGACTGGTCAATATCCACCGGGCGCGGGCAGGGGCCCACGCCGGGAAGGTCAATCATGCGGGTCGGATCGGCATCAATAATCAGCATCTGGTGCCCTTTATGCAAACTGTGGCAGAAATTCGCGATGGCTGTCGATCAGCTCGTCAGCAAGCTTCGCCGCCACATCCGGTGTGCCGACCGTGCCGTCAGCCAAAAGCGCTTCGACCATCAAATCGCGCGAGCCCTTCACAGCGGCATCGACGGTAATTTCAATCGCCTCGATTTTTGCGTTCAGCTTGGCCACCAATGCGGGTGGCAACGGGTCGGCCTGAAGTGCGGCGAACCCGCCGCCAACAGCAGCCGCGTTGCATTCCAGAACTGCACCATTGGGCAAATAAGGCGCCTGTCCGGTATTGGGCAGGTTCACCGAAAACACGTCGCGCTTGTCATACAGCAGCGAGTGCATGATCTCCAGAAGCTGTTCGCTTTCGCCGGGCACGTTTTCATAATAGGCGGGCGGCAGCGGTTCGGGCGAATTGGCGATGGCGAGCATCTCGTCATACCAGGTATCGCCCAGCGCAATCCGCTCATCAATCGGGAAGGCTTCGCGCCCCAGCCTGTGGCCATGATAGGCGCCGCCGGGGAAGCGTTCGGGGTAAAACTCAACCGCGTGCCGGTCCATTGCGCAGGGGAAAATGCCGTATGTGCGGAACATGCCCCATGCAAACGGGTCATCTGCCCAGCGCGGTGCGCGCCCAAGCACGATGTTATCCCAGATTTTCTTGCCGGCCAGTTCTTCGGCCAAACCGTCTTGCTGTGCATCGAGCCTGGCTTGCAGCATTGGCACGGCATCGGAGCCCTTGTGGCGCAACCGTGTCAGAAATGTCAGGTGGTTGAGCCCGATGCCAAAGCTGGTCAGATCACCCTCCTCAACGCCCAGGAAACGCGAGATCACCCCTTCGACATGATGCACACCGTGGCACAGCCCCACAACCGGCACATCGGTTTCACGGCGGATGGCGCGGCAAATTGCGGTCATCGGGTTGGAATAGTTGAAGAAATGCGCATCGGGGCACAGCTCGGCCACATCATTGGCAATGGCAAGCATCTGCGGGATCATGCGCATGGCGCGGCTGATGCCGCCGGGCATGGCCGTATCGCCCACTGGCTGGTAAATACCGTGCTTGCGCGGTATTTCGATGTCGCGCTGCCAGCCTTTGCGCCCCCCTACGGCAATGGTCGTTACCACAAAATCGGCACCCTTGAGCACATCGCGCCGCTCGGTCGTTGCGGTCACAGGAATATTGGCATTTTTGGCCACAAGCATTTTGCCGACCAGCTTGTTCACGGCATCCAGTGTCACAGGGTCGATATCCACCAGCGCCAGTTCCCACAGGTTTTCTTCGCCCGCCAGAATAATGTCGGCCACCAGTCTTTGTGTGAAAACGGTGCTTCCGGCACCAATAAGAACAAGTTTGTGGCGTGACATATGGCTCTCCGAATCTGGGTTGTTTGGCAGCCAGTCTAGGCAATAACGCGCAAAAGTCTATATAGAAATGATTGCTTTTGCGCGTTTATCGGCTATCCTTTCAGAAAGATTGCAATTTGCGGCCAGTTGCGGCAATCCCAATCAACCCAGAGGAAAATACCTATGATCCGCGCCGAACGACACGAACGCATACTGGCAGAACTTGCACGCCGCGGCACCGTGTCGGCGCAGGATCTGGCCACTCTGCTGGATGCCTCCCTGGCCACAATTCGCCGCGATATTGCCGAGCTGAGCGAATTGCGCGCGGTGACCCGCACGCATGGCGGCGCGTCGTTGCCGCAACGGCGCGAGGAGTTGCCGTTTGATGCAAAGGTCATGTCCTTTCTGCCGGAGAAACGCCGCATTGGTGCGCATGTGGGCAGCATGATCGCGCCGGGCAGCACCATTGCGCTGGGCGGCGGCACAACGGTTATGCAGATTTTGCCCGCAATCCGGCGGATGGAGCTTAAACTGGTCACCACAGCGGTGAATGTCGCGCTCGATTTGCGCGATGCAAGCGACGTGGCCGTCACATTGACGGGTGGCACATTGCGCCGCCGCACGGCCGAAATGGTGGGCCATATCGCCGAGCGCACGTTGCGCGATGTCAATTTCGATATTGCCGTGATCGGGGTCGATGGAATCGATGCGCAGGGCGGGCTGACCACCTATGATTCATCCGAAGCCTATGTGAACCGCGTGATGCTGGAACAGGCGCGCGAAGTGTGGATTGTCGCCGACCATTCCAAATTCGGCCAGTGTCTGCCCGCGCAAATCGCCCCGCTTGAAGGGGTTTCGAAAATCATAACCGATACCGGCGCAAGCGATGCGATGATCGCGGATGCAAAATTGGCGGGCATCGAGGTGCTGCGGGTTTAGCGACCGCCGCTGACCGGTATAATCGCACCGGTAATGTAGCTTGCTGCATCCGACAGCAACCAGACTGCCGCCGCCGCCACCTCATCGGCCCGCCCCGCGCGGCCCATCGGCACGCTATGCATCAGCCGCGCCAAACGATCACCCCCGCCGGGAGTTTTCTGCATATCGGTATCAATCAGGCCCGGGCGGATGGCGTTGATGCGAATACCCAGCGGCGCCATTTCACGCGCCAGCCCGATGGTCATGGATTCCACCGCGCCCTTGCTGGCGGCATAGTCTACAAATTCGTTCGCCGCGCCCAAAGGTGCAGCCATCGAGGACATGTTCACAACCGCCCCGCCATTGCCCGCTGCCTCCATGCGGCGCAGCGCCTCGCGCAAAACCAGAAAACTGCCCGTGGTGTTGGTGTCGAAAATCCGCTGCCAGCGCGCCAGATCGATATCGACCAGCCGCGCGGGGGCATCCAGAATGCCGGCATTGTTGATGAGCCCGCGCACTGGGCCAAAGGCGGCTTCCAGCCCGTCATACATGGCGCGCACATCTGCCTCTCTGGCAACATTGCCGGGCAGGGCTATGGCGTGCCCGCCGGATGCGGTGATTGCGCCGACAACCTTTTCAGCCGCCGCGGCGTTGGAATTGTAGTTTACACCCACCGCCCAGCCATCGGCGGCGGCCGCGATCGCACAGGCGGCACCAATACCGCGCGAAGCGCCGGTGATCAGAAGCGCGCCGCTCATGCGCCGCGTGCCAGATCAAGGGCAATGTCAACCAGCATATCTTCCTGCCCGCCGATCAGCTTGCGCCGCCCGGCTTCTGCCAGGATCGCGCGGGTCGGCACATCATAGGCTTTGCTGGCCTTTTCGGCATGGCGCAGAAAGCTCGAATAAACCCCGGCCTGCCCAATGGTCAGCGTTTCACGATCCACCTGAACGGGGCGGTCCTGAAGGGGGCGCACAAGGTCATCGGCGGCGTCCATCAGCGCACCGACATCACAGCCATGTTCCCAGCCCATCCCCTCGATCGCGGCGATGAACGCCTCAAGCGGACAATTGCCTGCACCCGCGCCCATTCCGGCCAGCGAGGCGTCGACCCGCCGCGCACCCGCCTCGATGCCCGCAATGGTGTTGGCCACAGCCAGCGACAGGTTCTGATGCGCATGGATACCGATTTGGGTCTCCGGCTTCAGCGCCGCGCGATAGGCGGCCACGCGGTCGCGCACGCCACTCATACGCAAGGCCCCGGCAGAATCGGTGATATACACAACTTTGGCACCATAGCTTTCCATCAGTCCGGCTTGCCGGGCGACTGCCTCGGGTGGTGATAGGTGGTTCATCATCAAGAACCCCGTCACCTCTAGCCCCAGGTCATTGGCCGCTGCCATATGCTGCGCGGTCACATCCGCCTCGGTGCAATGGGCGGCCACGCGCACGGCGCGCACACCGATATCGGCCGCGCGCCGCAGGTCTTCAACCGTGCCGATGCCCGGCAAAAGCAATGTGGTCAGCTTGGCGTATTTGCAATGCTTGGCGGCTTCCTCAATCCAATCCGCATCGGAATGCGCGCCGAACCCGTAGGTGAAACTGCTGCCCGACAGCCCGTCGCCATGACCAACCGAGATCGCATCGACCCCGGCCGCATCAAGCGCCTGAGCAATGGCGCGCACATGGCCAATATCATACTGATGGCGGATGGCGTGCATCCCGTCGCGCAACGTCACATCGGTAATGTAAATGCGTTTGTCGCTCATTGTGCCGCCTCCAATGCGCCTGTAACCAGAAATTCGCCCGTGCGCAGCGCGGCCGAAGTCATGATATCAAGATTGCCGGCATAGGTGGGCAAATGGTGCCCGGCGCCCTCGACCTCCAGAAACACGCTGACTTTCATGCCCGCCGGAGCGCCCGGCCAGAGGCCGGACGGCACGGATTCGACCTGCACGGCCTGCTTCAGGCGGTAGCCCGGCACATAGGTCTGCACCTCGGCGACCATCGCTTCAACCGAGGTGACGATCGCCTCGGGCGCGGCCTCCGCGCACAGGCAGATTACCGTATCGCGCATGATCAGCGGTGGTTCGGCAGGGTTGAGAATGATGATCGCCTTGCCACGTTCTGCCCCGCCAACCTGTTCGATTGCCCGGGCCGTGGTGGTGGTAAACTCGTCAATATTCGCCCGCGTGCCCGGCCCGGCCGATTTTGAAGCGATGGAGGCAACTATTTCCGCATAGGCGACCTTGGCCACCCGAGAGACTGCCCGCACGATCGGAATGGTCGCCTGCCCACCGCAAGTGACCATATTCACCACCTTGGCCCCCGCATGGCGGGCAAGGTTCACCGGCGGCACAACATAGGGGCCAATGGCGGCTGGTGTCAGGTCAACCATCACGGCGCGGCTGTCGGAAAGTGCTTCCAGGTTATGGCGATGCGCAGCTGCCGATGTTGCATCGAACACCACGCCGATATCGGCAAAATCTGGATGATTGCGCAGCCCTGCTACGCCAGTATCGATTGCCGCCACGCCCTGTCGCCGCGCAAATGCCAGGCCTTCGGAGGCGGGGTCAATCCCCACCATCGCTGCCAGTTCAAGCGTTTGGGATTTACGCAGGATCTTCACCATCAGGTCGGTGCCGATATGCCCCGAACCTATTATCGCCGCTTTGGTTGCCATGCTGCTCTCCTGTGTCGTCGCCCAACATGTGGCGCAATGACATTCAGAAAGCAAGCAAAAACGATCAGATGTATGAAGTTATATGATTGATGCTGCGCCGATGTTCAACCACACCGACTGGGCATTCCCTGCCTTTGCGGATACGACGGCCAGTGAACAATGGCGCGCAAATTCTGTTCATTCGCCCTTGCCTGAACAGCCGGGCGTCAGTCTTTCACGGGGCTCAGCCCATATGCAGCCAGTGCGTTTTGCCCAAAGACCTTGCCTTCAGCACCATGATTTCTGGTGAATGACTGCGCGAGATTGAACCAATCCTCATAGGGTGCGGCCAGGGTCAGGACCGGCCAATCGCTGCCCCAGATCAGCCGGTCGCCGCCAAAATGCTCGAACATATGCGCGATATAGGGTTGCAGGCTGGCCGTCGTCCATGCATCGCCCGCCTCGGTCAGCAGGCCGGAAAGTTTGCAATAGGCGCGACTGTCGCGGGCGAGCAGCGCCATGTCGCTGGCCCAGTTTGTGAAATGCCCGGCGGCGATTTCGGGCTTTGCGGCATGGTCGATGACCGTGCGCAGCTTTGAATGGCGCGCCAGAAGGCTGCGCAAATGCGGCAGATGCCGGGGCAGAACGAGCGCATCAAAGGTCAGATCATGGGTGATCATCGCCTCAAAGGCCGGGGTCAGCGCGTCGCGCAGCATCCATCCATCATCGGCAATGTCCTGAATCATCGGGCGCAGGCCAACCAGTTTGGGATTTGCGGCAAGGCGGGCGATGTCGGCAGCGGCCTTCGGGCTTTCAAAATCGACCCAGCCCACAACGCCCAGAACGAAGGGGGTCTTTGCGGCGATA
This genomic window contains:
- a CDS encoding polysaccharide deacetylase family protein; this encodes MIILPKGPAETAAELTAGFRTGRAIHLINYHATPKSCAQEYRDQIAACAGRFASLDERGIEGLMQGKQGVKPVLAPILFEGFRDNYDVLLPILEEFGFAAWFFIPSHFLNVPARRQRIFAARHSLHYGPDEYAGERIALSWAELRDAHARGHFVACHSRNHTALHPDTPDDVLHDEIVIAKQELEDGLGAEVDTFCYLYGAEFGLNKRADDLLIKAGYRYLFSNFRLQKIQ
- a CDS encoding ABC transporter substrate-binding protein yields the protein MTKTFTKASLAALLASSTALSAVSAQEAKTIQIATHYNEAQMGPLLECFAAYEASNPGITIEFQQAAYGDFLQTILTSRVGGTSPDIYNIYSIWAPQLAAAGTLAEPPADVQDWIRASYGAGSVGAATINGTLWGIPTELSVYQLFYNKKILAEAGFDAPPATWQELHDMAAAITTTNDQGVIDRAGYVYGPSVANAVHVYYSQMYAAGVPPFADDFRSTNFTSPESIEIVERMGALFAEGITSNTNITDDFAAGSAAMMIAANWNKAELQEVYGDEFENTVGIAPIPNNGGPAGTMLYSFLWAVDSTSDVQAESWELLQWLNTAQEGKPLSCTGEMLNNLGALSGNLADLAGMDTGDSFTAPFVAAIESGAAKSQPNIWQASENDRTLRSYIEQVWAGNMSAADAMAAADAEVTAVLNEQP
- a CDS encoding carbohydrate ABC transporter permease translates to MAIVQTKSRWARLGTIAKYSLLSIGAFIMVAPFADMFLGALRTPAERLSQPPVYFPRDPQWGNYLRVFTELPMLRWMANSLFITATITALQLLTSAMAGYALAKYRFRGRNFLFRSVLGAQMFPFFLFLIPVFFILRYFPLFGGNDIFGQGGSGFLNTYAAIILPFAVTWYGIFLMRQFFIGLPDELMDAARLDGAGEFRIFFSIALPLVLPGLATLGIFVFVYQWNEVIWTMTVTRTAPDLQTIPVGIYLLRGAFIDQASLSLQQAALAVSIVPVIITFLFLQRYYVRGLTAGAVKG
- a CDS encoding carbohydrate ABC transporter permease: MTTTSPSAQGEKLPDLVYIAPPRQKFLARLGSKKVAPWLFLSPMLVFAVIFFILPLIYAFYISLTRWDSLSPPRWVGLDHYKYILTTDPVFWKTFWNTMYFAGASIGIGVPLAMVLAYAFTRSRGQTLWRSIYWLPMITNVVAVAYIWRFVLDDRYGLLNRALGFIGLGAPGWLTDPTLALTSVVLIFVWMQLGHNMLLFSAGLANIDESYYEAARLDGANERQLFMKITVPLLMPTTLFVLITNFISGLSYFTLMLVLTDGNGGPLRSTTVTGLYMYQMAFNDLRMGRASAVAYILFAVILVITLIQLRVFRRGGVEAH
- a CDS encoding IlvD/Edd family dehydratase — its product is MSKTNTPQLRSRDWFGGNDKPGFMHRSWMKNQGMPEDAFDGRPIIGICNTWSELTPCNAHLRGLAERVKRGVFEAGGFPVEFPVLSVNESNSRPTAMLYRNLAAMDVEEAIRSNPIDGVVLLVGCDKTTPSLMMGAASCDLPTIAVSGGPMLNGRLRGKQIGSGTAVWQLMEDRKAGLIDDVYLAEAEQGQSRSPGSCMTMGTASTMASMVEALGAALPENAAIPAVDSRRNRLAQLAGRRIVDMVTEDLRLSKILTREAFENAIRANGAIGGSTNAAIHLVALARRIGVDLNLADWDALGRDVPALVDLMPSGRFLMEDFYYAGGLPVVLRALGEQGLLHKYAITANGKTIWENVKDAENYNPEVIRTWDNPVAAQGGLAVLTGNLAPRGAVIKPSAASPHLFRHRGPAVVFETIEDYKARIDDPNLAIDANSIMVLKNCGPKGYPGMAEVGNMGLPTRLLQQGVRDMIRISDARMSGTAYGTVVLHVAPEAAEGGPLALVENGDMIELDVTKRRLHLDVPEDVLAQRRAKWVRPTLQNLSGYQKLYVKHVLQADEGCDMDFLVESAPMTTPRESH
- a CDS encoding polysaccharide deacetylase family protein, whose product is MTMPSLRVVNYHLTPAANAAIYDREFAALAARYAPVREDDLAEYLTTGRWPMARPGILPVFYNGYRNNYDVARPLLERHGLVGWFMAVTAYSSCPPAAQPEFCARRTLTTVKGEYHDGRTALSWDELRALDGPHVVASHTRNHTKVSMEDPQVVEDEIVGAQQDFIRELGHPVRAFAWLFGGRYGENPVADAAVDKAGYEFLFSNFAVQRLPRVAG